The Bombus fervidus isolate BK054 chromosome 8, iyBomFerv1, whole genome shotgun sequence genome window below encodes:
- the LOC139989835 gene encoding CCAAT/enhancer-binding protein: protein MESPVMYDSAAHQAQAHGAADLKKSQVLNNNNNNHQNNNNNNNAANNNNSALQVNHNHSQQQSSSVVSKVSASKASLHQQYAEHCAAAGELTDLNTPEISLDLQHLIDDSHFNDGLLDMLGANNGAVKHVRTPGYPRTTLAYMPQPVHSGASYHQGSNSCSDSNSSSSESPSIKEEPLDPADYRRHCPQYPPGGYSPVTNGPFANGAPTFTTLTPSTVPGGHPGAPVHQPPPRGGPMKPVMAHQHHANTAAAVARKQTKAIDKASDEYRRRRERNNIAVRKSREKAKVRSRETEEKVKLLVKDNDLLKKRIELLTEELNVLRSLFSSVGVVPEQLHREISRHLDQFQQHAVGPM from the coding sequence ATGGAGTCACCAGTCATGTACGATTCAGCGGCCCATCAGGCTCAGGCCCACGGTGCGGCCGATCTCAAGAAATCTCAAGTActcaacaacaacaataacaaccatcaaaacaacaacaacaacaacaacgcAGCGAACAACAATAACTCTGCTCTGCAGGTGAATCATAATCACAGTCAGCAGCAGAGCAGCTCGGTGGTGAGCAAGGTCTCGGCGAGCAAGGCTAGCCTTCACCAACAGTACGCGGAACATTGCGCCGCAGCCGGTGAGCTGACAGACCTGAACACGCCAGAGATATCGTTAGATCTGCAACACCTGATCGATGATAGCCACTTCAACGACGGCCTGTTAGATATGTTAGGTGCTAACAACGGAGCCGTGAAACATGTCAGAACACCGGGTTATCCACGTACCACGCTCGCGTACATGCCGCAACCTGTCCACAGCGGAGCGAGTTATCACCAGGGCAGTAACAGCTGTAGCGACAGCAACAGCTCGAGCTCCGAATCGCCCAGCATTAAAGAGGAACCGCTTGACCCGGCAGACTATCGTCGTCACTGCCCGCAATATCCACCAGGCGGATACAGCCCGGTTACAAACGGACCGTTCGCCAACGGAGCACCAACCTTCACAACTTTAACACCGTCTACGGTACCTGGAGGGCATCCCGGTGCACCGGTGCACCAACCACCGCCTCGGGGAGGACCGATGAAGCCGGTGATGGCGCATCAACATCACGCAAACACTGCCGCCGCTGTTGCCAGAAAACAGACCAAGGCCATCGACAAAGCCAGCGACGAGTACAGAAGACGACGCGAAAGGAACAACATCGCGGTGAGAAAAAGTCGCGAGAAGGCGAAGGTACGATCGAGAGAAACTGAGGAGAAGGTGAAGCTACTGGTGAAAGACAACGACCTGCTCAAAAAAAGGATCGAATTGCTGACGGAGGAACTGAACGTTCTTAGGTCTCTGTTCAGCAGTGTCGGCGTGGTACCGGAACAGCTCCATCGTGAGATCTCGAGGCATCTCGATCAATTCCAACAACATGCGGTGGGACCCATGTAG